AAAAAACTATTATCATACAAAGGATTATGATAAAATTCTTTTACACTTGAAATGATGTATTCTATCATTTTCATATCTGAACTAAAATTTTCTAAAGATTCCATAGGAAGCTGCTCTTCATTCTCATCTAAATCTTCAAGCTTATCAAGTTCTTTACTCATCTCTTCTAAACTTTTTAAATCATAATTTTGTTCATTTTCTTCTTCTTGGCTTTCATCATCAATTTGCAAATCAAATTCTTCTTTAATGTCATCAAAAAAATCAACTTCGTCATAATTTTGACTAGCTATATTAAAATAACTTCCAAATAATATAATCTCATTTTTACAAATTAACATCGCAACAAAATCATGATATCTATACACATAAAGGCCTATTTTTTCTTCAAAACCTCTATTTGCTATACAATGATAAAGCAAAGAAAAAGGTGAGTAAAGCAAATCTAAACCACCAAAAGCTTCATAATCTTCTTTGTAAGAACTCAAAGATTGATTGGAAACATACAACAAAGCATTATTAAAAGGAATACATTTAACATTATTTGCTTCTACTCCAAAATTAGAAAGCTCTTTGAAATTTGAACTTGGCACTACACCTTGAGCAATAGGTGTAAAAAAAGTACAAATATAATAAATTTGAAAGTCTTTACTTAAATTTTTAACATATTCTATTGCTTTTTCTTTATCTTCAAAACTTTTTTCAAAAGTATCAACTGGTTGAGATTTTTTCCAAGTATGACATCTTATAATGTATTGTTTTTCATCATAACAAATACAAATTAAAAGCTGTAAAATATACTTTCTAAAAAAAGATAACATGGTGTTTATCCTTTATCTATTTGACTTATCATATCAAATTTTTCTTTTATCAATACTTTAGCTTCTTCTAAATTTAAATTTTGTATTTTGATTTCTTCACTTAATCTATAAGTAATCTTAGAAAAAGGCTTAGGTAAGATCATTTTATCCCAACTTTTAAATTCCCAAAAAGAACTTGCTTCATAATTTAGCAAAAAAAGTGGAGCATTTTTTTTTAAAGCTATCATCACAGAACCATCTGAAACACTATGATAAGGTCCTCTTGGCCCATCTGGAGTGATAATCACATCATCGCCTTGATCTAAAATTTTAAAAGATTGTTTCAATAAAGCCAAGGCACCTTTGCTTGTGCTACCTCTTAAAGCATCCAAACCAAAAAAAGCAATATTTCTAGCAATGATTTCTCCATCTTTATGGTGTGAAATCATCACATAAGCTTTTTTTCCTTTAATACCCATTTTACGATAAGCAAAAGGCATTAGAGCAAGACGCCCATGCCAAAAAAGTATCACACATGATCTTTTTGGAAGCTTTTGCCCTAAATAAACCTTTCTACAAGTTAAAAAAATTAGCCATTGTAATAAAAAAATTCCAAAAGCTAAAAGATTAATCTTAAAGGATTTCACCATTTAACACCATACGCCTAGGATTGGTGATTTTTACTTTTTTCATTTGTCCTAATAGCTCTTCACTGCCTTTAACTTGAATCAAAAAATTATTATCACTTCTACCTGCTACAAAACCTTCACTTCTTAATTCTTCAAATAAAACTTCAAATTCTTTATCTTTTTGTTTTACAACAATTTCATCTAAAATTTCTGTATGTCTTGCTTGTAAAACACTCAAGCGTTTTGAAGCTATATCATCAGGAATTTGATTTGGCATAGTTGCAGCTTTAGTTAATGGTCTTTTAGAGTATTTAAAAGAAAACATTTGCTCAAATCGCACTTTTTCAAGCACATCCATGGTATCTTCAAAGTCTTTATCACTCTCACCTGGAAAAGCCACAATCACATCAGTAGAAATACTCACATCTTTACACATAGAACGAAGTTTCAATGCTCTATCTAAATACCACTCTTTAGTATATCCGCGTTTCATAGCCTTTAAAATTTCACTTGAACCACTTTGCAAAGGCATATGCATAGACTTACAAACTTTAGGATTTTTAGAAAAAACCTCTAAAAATCTATCGTCCATATGCAATGGATGTGGGCTTGTAAAGCGGATACGCTCTAAACCTTCAATTTCACTTAACTTTTCCAAAAGATCTGAAAAATTAATCTTTTCATGTGCATTAGAAAATCTTTTGCCGTAATTGTTAACATTTTGTCCTAGCAAAAAAATCTCTTTAGCACCCTTAGAAACAGCTTTTAATGCTTCATTTTTAATAATCTCAAAAGGTATAGAAATTTCATCTCCTCTTGTGTGAGGCACTATACAATAAGTACAATGCTTATCACAACCTATGGAGATGTTAATATAGGTCTTATAAAGGCTATTTCTAAAATCTGCAAAAGCATAATTACTCTCATCAAAATCTATATCATTACCTAAAAATTTTGGAGTATTTACGGCCTTTGTGATTTTAGAAACATTTCTAGCACCCAAAACAAAATCCACATTAGGAGCACGCTTGAAAATCTCATCTCCCAAATGTGAAGCAGTACAACCACAAACTCCTATTTTAGCTCCATTTTTTTTGATTTTTTCAAAACTTCCAACTTCTGAAAAAAGCTTATGCACAGGCTTTTCACGCACCGAGCAAGTATTGATTAAAATCAAATCTGCTTCTTTTGCATCTTGAGTTAATTCATAATTTTCTTTTTCTTTAAGTTCAGCTATCATGTGCTCTGAATCACGCACATTCATAGCACAACCTAAAGTTTGTATAAAAAGTTTTTTACTCAAAGAATATGTACCTCATACATAAAATCTGCATCATCTAAACCATATTTGATTGTTCTATGATAAACACATTTTCCTTTTTTTTCAAAATGCTCCACCAAAGCGATTAATTGCTTATGGGCATTATCTTTATCGAAATAGAAAAATTTTTGACCTTCTTTATCCACAGCCTTTTCAATACTTTCTAAACTTATACTTTTTGGCTTTTCATCAACAGAGGTTCTTGCTATTTTTAAGTCCATATCATCATCCTCAAGTTTTTTTAATCTGAAATTATAGCAAATTTTACTTTTAATTAAACTTATTAAAGATATAATTTTATTCTTCAAACTTTTAAAATCCAAAATTAAGGTTGTATTGTCATTATGGAAAAAATCACAGATATAATTGAATCCATTGCTAATGAGAAAAATTTACAAATAGAAGATGTAAGAGAAAGAGTTAAAAAAGCACTTATTAATACTGCTAAGAAAATTTATGGCGATAAGTATGAATTTTTTGTTGATTCAGGTAAAAATTTACAACTTTATCAAAAAATCATCGTAGTAGCTGATAATGATGAAAGATTAGAAAATGAAAATGAGCATTTTATCGCTTTAAGTAAAGCAAGGGCAGAGGCTAAAGATATAGAAATTGGTGATGAGCTAACTTATGAATGTTCTTTAGAAAATTTAGGTCGTACTGCTGTAAATATCTTACATAAAGAATTAGAATATAACATTCAAAAACTCTTAGAAGAAAAAATCTATGAAAAATACCAAAAAATGGTAGGACATATGGTTTTTGGTAGCGTAGTAAGAGTAGATAGTGAAGAAAATACTTATGTAGAAATTGATGAGTTTCGTGCATATTTACCTAGAAAAAATCGTATCAAAGGTGAAAAATTTAAAGTTGGCGATGTGATTAAAGCTGTTATTAGACATGTATATATTGATAAATCAGGTATGAGAATGGAGCTTAGTAGAACTAGTCCTAAATTTTTAGAAGCTTTATTAAAAGCTGAAGTTCCTGAAATCAAAGATGACCTTATAAATATTTATGCAAGTGCAAGAATTCCAGGCGAGAGAGCAAAAATCATCTTACAAGCTAATAGCCCGAGTGTTGATGCAGTAGGAGCAACTGTAGGCATAAAAGGAGTTAGAATTAATGCTGTAAGCAAAGAATTAAAAAATGAAAATATCGACTGCATTGAGTATTCTAATGAAATGGCAATTTTAATCACAAGAAGCTTAGCTCCAGCCATTATAAACTCAGTTAGTATCGAAGATAAAAAAGCCATTGTAACGCTAAATAGCGAGCAAAAAAGCAAAGCCATAGGAAAAAGTGGTATTAATATACGCTTAGCTAGCATGCTTCTTGGATATGAGATAGAGCTTAATGAAGTAAATAATGAGGATAAAACTAATAACCAAGAAGAAGCATTTAAAAATCTTAAAGCTTTATTTGGAGAAAATTAAAGTTGCTTACCGACAGTTTGTTCGGTAAGTTTTTTCTTTAAAACCAAATCCACAACCTCTTGCTCTCTTTTATTTGCCTTTTGGCAGTGATTTTTATCAAAAAAATCTGTAATTTTAATAACTATTTTAGCCCATCTTTTATCGCGTTCTCTCCAAGCATGAGATGATAAAGACTCCCAAGCATAACCATTAAACAAAGTAGCATTGACAAAATGATCAAGCGCTCTCACACCTTGTCTAACCCTAGCAGGATTGCCAAAAGTACCCACTATAACAATAAAAAGATAACTAATCACCGCTAAAGGAACGATAGCGCAAAGTAGTATAGTTCCTGCTAATTTTTCTTTCATTTTTGCCTTTTTATAAATCTTATATTCATACCATTTGCTGATCTTATAGTTAATCTTCCTACTATATCAGGTACAAAATTTTCTTCTAATTCTAACTTATAAGTCCTTAAAATATTAGCTAAAATCAAAACAGCCTCTTGCATAGCAAAGCCCTGCCCTATACACACACGCTCTCCCATACCAAAAGGCATATAAGTGTCTTTTTTAATCTTGCTTTTATCTTCATGGCGACTTGGATCAAACTCATGTGGATTTTCCCAAAAACTATCATGTCTATGGATAAGCCATGGAGCCACTACTACACCTGAGCCTTTTTTGATGAGCTTATCTCTCATTTTGTTATCATTTCTTGCTTCTCTAGCAAAAAAGCCAACTGGCGGATAAAGTCTTAAACTTTCTTTAAACACATTTGTAAGATATTTCATCGCTCTAATATACTCTATTTTAAACTCCTCATCGCCTGCAACTTGCATGATTTCTTCATAAGCTTTTTGCTGCTCATTTGGAGAAATACTTAAAATATATAGTGTCCAAGTTAGCGAGCTTGCAGTAGTTTCATGGCCTGCTAAGAAAAGCATGGCAACTTGGTCTAAAATTTCATTAAAAGAAAATCTCTCATTAGTATCTGCATCTACTACCATAAGCAATGATGATAAAATATCTTCATATTTTCCTTGATCATTTAGGGCATTATCATATCTTGGCTTTATAATATCTGATAAAACCTTGCGTATAACTCCACCCGCTTTAAGTCTTTTTCTCTCACCTAAAAGATTTGAAAGCCAAGTTGGGAAGCGAAACATTCTTCGCATAGCTGTTTTAACTGTTTCTTCTTGCACAGTTACAAAAGCATCTAAAACAAGTTTGCCTTTTTGCTCATCAAGTTTTGATGACATGATAGTTCTAAAAATCACATCTGCAGTCACAAAAGTCATAGCTTCATCTACTTCTATAATCGCTTTATCTTCATACTTTGCAAATCTTGCCATCATATCAGAAGCTGCTTCACTCATCAAATCAAAAACTTTAGAAATCCTTGTCATTTCAAAAGAAGGTCTTAAAAGTTCTCTTTGTTTTTCCCATACTCTATCGTTAGTTGTAAAAATACTTATACCCAAAAGTGGCTCCAAAAGCTCATGTAAAAGTTGGCTTTTTGGATATTCTCTAACCTCATCTACCATAATGCGTCTAACTTCTTTTGGATCATTTACTACATATAGATCAAATCCGGGCATTTTTACTCTACCCATCATCATTTTATAGCTTCGCTCATAAAGTCCATCAAGCCAAGATCTTCTTTTTAGTAAAAAAGTAGTTAATGTAGAAGCTTTATTTTTATAAGGCTTTGGATGAAAAGGACACTGACCCATTTTTTCCTCCTATTTGATTTTTTCTTCTAATTTATTTTTACCTATGACAAATTCAAAAAAGTTATATACTCCTTGAATTTGTGTGGCAAATAAATATAAAAAATGTGCTTTATATTTTTCTTTTTTGATTTTTTTATAATCTTTGTTTTTATATAAGGTATGAAATTTAGCCGAAAGGTATTTTGGACTAAATTGTGCTTTTACTCCGCTTGTGCGTATAAAATCAACTTGTGCAAAACAAGCCCCATCAATAATAGAAGTAAAATCATACCATATTAAATTCTTACTTCCTAAATACTCTAAGTCTTTTCTAAACTCAAAAGATCTTTTTTGATAGCTTACCAAAGGTATACACTCACCTAAAGTTAAAACCTTTAAATTTTCAAAAGAAACATTTTCTTTTTCACATTTTCTAAACACTTTTGCTAAAACATTTATGCAAAGCACCGTTCCTACGCTATGTGCGCTTAAGATGAGCTCATAGTTTTTATCATTTGCATTTTCTTTTAGTTTTTCAAAAATAACTCTAGCAAAATCATCTATTCTTAACTCAAGTTCACCTTGAGAATTTTTCTCCCAGTTTGCACAAAAAGAACAAATTCTAGCTATCCAAAAAACAGCTAATTTCTTACCTAGTTTATAAAGCATTTTTGGTAAAAACACTAACGATAAAACAAAAGCTAAAATTCCTAAAATAATATGAAAATTTTGCAAATAAAATAAACTTCCAAAAGCACAAACTAAAGTAAAAATCAAACTCAAAAGCACATAAAAAAATGGATAATAACCTGTGATAAGTTGATGTGGGGATTCTTTACCAAATTTTAAAAAAAGCCCTGTGATGGTATAAATTCTAAAAAAACTATAACAATCACTCAGAGCATCTTTTATACCCTCTGACCAGTTTTTTTTGACTATATCATTCCAGCTTAAAAAGGTATAAGAAGTGCTTGTATGTGGGGTTTGAATTTGCCAAAAAGGATAAATATTAACTTGAGCTTTTGATAAAGTATAATCATAATTTAAAAGTATATTCTGCTCAGCTAAATTTTTTTTAAACATAGCATAATAATGCCTATATCCTCTAGGATCATAACCAGCTATATAAAAAACATCTCTTTTTTGGCATATTTTTTTCATCAACATCCTAAATAAATTTAATACTGAATTTAAAAATATAGCTAAAGTTGTTATCTTTGTCAAATACCTATTTAAAGATAAAATGAGGGGTTTTTACTCTGAAATTATTCATTAAAAAATATTTTATAAAATAAATAAAAATTAAAAAAAATCAAGAAAGAACTTATGGATGTAATCTTACTAGGTGGTAGTAATAGTGTAGTTAAAAATGGTCTTAGGATAGGTCTTGAAAATAAAGACATTACATTATATAATTACGCTTTAGGGCTTAGCACTTCTTTACAAAATCTTTATGAATTAATACGCCATAAAAAAACTATAATCAACAGTGATTTTCTCATCAGCGAATCAAATATCAATGATTATTTAAGCCCTATGAGCTTAAATATTATACTTAGAAATATTGATTATTTTTACGAAGAACTTTACAAAGCAAACAAAATTACTATAGTGCTTATACTCCCCATACCAGCTTGTAATGATAAATCAAAAGCTATCAATGAAGCTCATAGGAAAAATTGTACTCATTATGGTTTTAATCTAATCGATGTAGATCTTTACTACCAAAAAAATAATCTTTATGATTTTGATCAAAACTATAAATTCCACCCTATACCACTAGCTATGCAAGAGCTTGGTAAAAACATCATTAAAAATTTACACAGGTTTAAAAAATCTAAAGAAAATATCATTTGCTCAAAAAGAAAATTTCATATCTTTACGCCCTCAAATTCAACTAAAATAGAGCATAAAAACTCATTTTTTTGTGAAAAAACTATAAATATCAAAGCTAATGAAAAAATCATTTTTCCAAAAGAGTTCAAAAATTATCAAATCTTAGGCATACACACTTGGAATCACGCCAGTTCATTAACCCATGCTATATCATCTATAAGCATTGAAAACTCATCTTTTAAATTAGTAAAAAATTTTGGACTTATCAATACTTTTCAAGATATACAAAATGAAAAAGCAATTTGTGATGAGCAAACCTTTTTGTATGTTAATACACAAATTATCAAGCAAAGTGAGGAAAGTTCGGGCTTAAGCATAGCAAATGAAAAAACACCAAGACTTGATTATGTGGACTTAATAGGAATTTTACTTTTAGAAAAAGATGATGATAAAAAAATTGAATGTAAAATTCAACTTATAAATGCTTATGAGCTTTTGATACCACCTATAGCATTTTATAAAGAATTAGTGCTAGAATACCATGAACTAAAAAAACTTGATATGCAAACATTTTTACAAAGTCAAAATCATAATCTTTTGCGTTTTTTAAATCATAAAGGCTTAAAAAATGAATATGAGATGTTTATCCACCAAAACAATAAACTTTATGGAGCTAGCTTAAGGATAAAAGAAAGATTAAGCTATAAGCTTGGAGAAGCTATCATGAAAAATAGCAAAAGTTATCTAGGGTATTTTAAAATACCCTTTGAACTAAGAAAAGTCAAAAAAGATCATTTTAAAAATCAAAAAGATCAAAAAAATCTACCACCACTAAAAGCCTATGCAGACTACAAACACGCTCAAATAGCCAAAACACACTTGCCTTATCTTTTAGGTAATGCACTTTTGCAAGCTTCAAGAACTCCTTTTAAAATAGGCTATTTAAGTTTACCTTTTAAACTAAAAAAAATTGCAAAAAACTATAAAAAGAAAATTTAATCTAAACTAGTATTTTTGAAAAAATTTCCATTGACTTGGGTTTTATATATCACATAATTTCTAAATTTAGCGTGCAAAACAGCATCAGGCTTATATGCCCTGCATTCTTTCCAAAAAGTATGCAAGCTTTTTTGATAAGTCAAACCTTCTATATCATAAAAAGCTTTTCCCATAACTTTTAAAGGGCTATTGTGATATAAAGCAGAAAGTCCTACTGTGCTATTTATAACTATAGCACCTCTTGCATTGATTAAGAGCGTAGGTAAGTGTAAGTCATGTATATATAAAATTCTACCCTCGACATTGTATTTTAAGCTCAAATCTTCTATAAGTTTAATATAGTCCCTATAGCCACGATCCATAGGATGGTGCTTAAAAACTAAATAAGACTTTGCTTTGGCATGATTAGCAAAAGAAATGATTACTTCTTCTATAAATTTTTCTGTAGTTTTTTTATAATGATGGGAGAGTTGAGTATCATTATGCACTTGTAAAATAGCCAAAAAATACTTTTGCTTTAGGGAAAGAATTTTTTCGTTTAAACTTTTTTCTGTGATTTTGTATTTGTTTTTTCTATATACTGAGCAAAGCCAAGGTAAAAAGTCAAATAGTTTTAAACTTCTATGATGTAAAGAATTATTAAAATACCAAGAAAATAAAAAAGCAAAAAGCCAGTATAAAAATGAAGCAAAGGCCATATTTCTAAAAGTGCTTGAGAAAGTTTTAAATTTAAAATCTTTATCAAATTTTTTCTGACTTAGATAAAATTCTTTTTCTCTTGGTAAAGTGGAGTTTGCATTTACTCCATCCTTTTCAAAAGTAATGAAGTTTGGTCTTATATAACCTTCTTCAAAAATCCATACTTCAATACCCATTTGCTTAGCAACATTAATGGCTATTTCATGCACTTTTCTACAATCATTATACATAATGATAACTTGAATTTGTTTTTCTTCAAAAAGCTTTTTATAAAAGTCTTCAAGATCAGCTAAACTTTTAGTGTAATTAATGCTTTTAAAAGGATAAAAGAAAAAATCCCCTCCATTAAAATTTACTTTATAAACCTTAGCTTTTGGAATTTTTGTAGCAATTTTACGAAAAAACCCTCCCACAGGTCCTTGGAGTAATAAAACATTTTTACCAGAAAATTTTTTTAACTTTTTACTTAAATTCATCTAATCAAAATAAATTCTACTAATCTTCTTATTTTTCTTAATATATAAATTCTTATATCCATAAACCAACGCAAATAAAATTTAGAAAAATAATCTTTTTGCATTTTTAGCATTATATCTAATGCAAGCTCAACTTCACATAAAT
The nucleotide sequence above comes from Campylobacter lari. Encoded proteins:
- the miaB gene encoding tRNA (N6-isopentenyl adenosine(37)-C2)-methylthiotransferase MiaB — its product is MSKKLFIQTLGCAMNVRDSEHMIAELKEKENYELTQDAKEADLILINTCSVREKPVHKLFSEVGSFEKIKKNGAKIGVCGCTASHLGDEIFKRAPNVDFVLGARNVSKITKAVNTPKFLGNDIDFDESNYAFADFRNSLYKTYINISIGCDKHCTYCIVPHTRGDEISIPFEIIKNEALKAVSKGAKEIFLLGQNVNNYGKRFSNAHEKINFSDLLEKLSEIEGLERIRFTSPHPLHMDDRFLEVFSKNPKVCKSMHMPLQSGSSEILKAMKRGYTKEWYLDRALKLRSMCKDVSISTDVIVAFPGESDKDFEDTMDVLEKVRFEQMFSFKYSKRPLTKAATMPNQIPDDIASKRLSVLQARHTEILDEIVVKQKDKEFEVLFEELRSEGFVAGRSDNNFLIQVKGSEELLGQMKKVKITNPRRMVLNGEIL
- a CDS encoding HP0268 family nuclease, producing the protein MDLKIARTSVDEKPKSISLESIEKAVDKEGQKFFYFDKDNAHKQLIALVEHFEKKGKCVYHRTIKYGLDDADFMYEVHIL
- a CDS encoding SGNH/GDSL hydrolase family protein — protein: MDVILLGGSNSVVKNGLRIGLENKDITLYNYALGLSTSLQNLYELIRHKKTIINSDFLISESNINDYLSPMSLNIILRNIDYFYEELYKANKITIVLILPIPACNDKSKAINEAHRKNCTHYGFNLIDVDLYYQKNNLYDFDQNYKFHPIPLAMQELGKNIIKNLHRFKKSKENIICSKRKFHIFTPSNSTKIEHKNSFFCEKTINIKANEKIIFPKEFKNYQILGIHTWNHASSLTHAISSISIENSSFKLVKNFGLINTFQDIQNEKAICDEQTFLYVNTQIIKQSEESSGLSIANEKTPRLDYVDLIGILLLEKDDDKKIECKIQLINAYELLIPPIAFYKELVLEYHELKKLDMQTFLQSQNHNLLRFLNHKGLKNEYEMFIHQNNKLYGASLRIKERLSYKLGEAIMKNSKSYLGYFKIPFELRKVKKDHFKNQKDQKNLPPLKAYADYKHAQIAKTHLPYLLGNALLQASRTPFKIGYLSLPFKLKKIAKNYKKKI
- the nusA gene encoding transcription termination factor NusA; the protein is MEKITDIIESIANEKNLQIEDVRERVKKALINTAKKIYGDKYEFFVDSGKNLQLYQKIIVVADNDERLENENEHFIALSKARAEAKDIEIGDELTYECSLENLGRTAVNILHKELEYNIQKLLEEKIYEKYQKMVGHMVFGSVVRVDSEENTYVEIDEFRAYLPRKNRIKGEKFKVGDVIKAVIRHVYIDKSGMRMELSRTSPKFLEALLKAEVPEIKDDLINIYASARIPGERAKIILQANSPSVDAVGATVGIKGVRINAVSKELKNENIDCIEYSNEMAILITRSLAPAIINSVSIEDKKAIVTLNSEQKSKAIGKSGINIRLASMLLGYEIELNEVNNEDKTNNQEEAFKNLKALFGEN
- a CDS encoding membrane protein; its protein translation is MKEKLAGTILLCAIVPLAVISYLFIVIVGTFGNPARVRQGVRALDHFVNATLFNGYAWESLSSHAWRERDKRWAKIVIKITDFFDKNHCQKANKREQEVVDLVLKKKLTEQTVGKQL
- a CDS encoding lysophospholipid acyltransferase family protein, whose translation is MVKSFKINLLAFGIFLLQWLIFLTCRKVYLGQKLPKRSCVILFWHGRLALMPFAYRKMGIKGKKAYVMISHHKDGEIIARNIAFFGLDALRGSTSKGALALLKQSFKILDQGDDVIITPDGPRGPYHSVSDGSVMIALKKNAPLFLLNYEASSFWEFKSWDKMILPKPFSKITYRLSEEIKIQNLNLEEAKVLIKEKFDMISQIDKG
- a CDS encoding cytochrome P450, giving the protein MGQCPFHPKPYKNKASTLTTFLLKRRSWLDGLYERSYKMMMGRVKMPGFDLYVVNDPKEVRRIMVDEVREYPKSQLLHELLEPLLGISIFTTNDRVWEKQRELLRPSFEMTRISKVFDLMSEAASDMMARFAKYEDKAIIEVDEAMTFVTADVIFRTIMSSKLDEQKGKLVLDAFVTVQEETVKTAMRRMFRFPTWLSNLLGERKRLKAGGVIRKVLSDIIKPRYDNALNDQGKYEDILSSLLMVVDADTNERFSFNEILDQVAMLFLAGHETTASSLTWTLYILSISPNEQQKAYEEIMQVAGDEEFKIEYIRAMKYLTNVFKESLRLYPPVGFFAREARNDNKMRDKLIKKGSGVVVAPWLIHRHDSFWENPHEFDPSRHEDKSKIKKDTYMPFGMGERVCIGQGFAMQEAVLILANILRTYKLELEENFVPDIVGRLTIRSANGMNIRFIKRQK
- a CDS encoding DUF829 domain-containing protein — its product is MKKICQKRDVFYIAGYDPRGYRHYYAMFKKNLAEQNILLNYDYTLSKAQVNIYPFWQIQTPHTSTSYTFLSWNDIVKKNWSEGIKDALSDCYSFFRIYTITGLFLKFGKESPHQLITGYYPFFYVLLSLIFTLVCAFGSLFYLQNFHIILGILAFVLSLVFLPKMLYKLGKKLAVFWIARICSFCANWEKNSQGELELRIDDFARVIFEKLKENANDKNYELILSAHSVGTVLCINVLAKVFRKCEKENVSFENLKVLTLGECIPLVSYQKRSFEFRKDLEYLGSKNLIWYDFTSIIDGACFAQVDFIRTSGVKAQFSPKYLSAKFHTLYKNKDYKKIKKEKYKAHFLYLFATQIQGVYNFFEFVIGKNKLEEKIK
- the kpsS gene encoding capsule polysaccharide modification protein KpsS; the encoded protein is MNLSKKLKKFSGKNVLLLQGPVGGFFRKIATKIPKAKVYKVNFNGGDFFFYPFKSINYTKSLADLEDFYKKLFEEKQIQVIIMYNDCRKVHEIAINVAKQMGIEVWIFEEGYIRPNFITFEKDGVNANSTLPREKEFYLSQKKFDKDFKFKTFSSTFRNMAFASFLYWLFAFLFSWYFNNSLHHRSLKLFDFLPWLCSVYRKNKYKITEKSLNEKILSLKQKYFLAILQVHNDTQLSHHYKKTTEKFIEEVIISFANHAKAKSYLVFKHHPMDRGYRDYIKLIEDLSLKYNVEGRILYIHDLHLPTLLINARGAIVINSTVGLSALYHNSPLKVMGKAFYDIEGLTYQKSLHTFWKECRAYKPDAVLHAKFRNYVIYKTQVNGNFFKNTSLD